From Syntrophus gentianae, one genomic window encodes:
- a CDS encoding glutamine--tRNA ligase/YqeY domain fusion protein yields the protein MTQPTTSNPTDFIREIIDEDLRTNKNNGRVATRFPPEPNGYIHIGHAKSVCLNFGIAGQYQGTCNLRMDDTDPLGESMEFVESIIRDVRWLGFDWEDRLFYASDYFERLYAFAVELIHSGDAYVCSLTPDEIREHRGTFTEPGKESPYRNRSVEENLDLFSRMRAGEFADGAHVVRAKIDMASPNIVMRDPIIYRIKREPHYRTGSDWVIYPMYDFAHCLSDALEGITYSICTLEFENNRPLYDWFVEKLIQGTRPQQIEFARLNVSYTVLSKRRLIELVRNSHVQGWDDPRMPTVTGMRRRGYSPEAIRNFCAQIGVAKNDNLIDISLLEHCVREDLNTNAPRALCVLRPLRVVIDNYPDDLVEEIECPNHPQNPDKGTRTLPFSRVLYIEQDDFLENPPKKYHRLGPGREVRLRNAYIIKYESSVKDEKTGQVIELHCTYDPETRNAPPADGHKVQGVIHWVSARHAVPAEVRLYDRLFSIEDPGSEEDYIKHLNPDSREILTTCYAESSLGKAEPGSKYQFERLGYFCADPDSVPGKPVFNRIVPLRDSWAKAAGGKKA from the coding sequence ATGACGCAACCGACGACTTCAAACCCGACCGATTTTATCCGCGAAATCATCGACGAAGACCTACGGACGAACAAGAACAATGGACGTGTCGCCACCCGTTTCCCGCCGGAACCAAACGGCTACATCCATATTGGTCACGCCAAGTCGGTTTGCCTCAACTTCGGCATTGCCGGGCAGTACCAGGGAACCTGCAATCTCCGGATGGACGATACGGACCCGCTGGGAGAGTCCATGGAATTCGTGGAATCGATCATCCGCGATGTCCGCTGGCTGGGCTTTGACTGGGAAGACCGGCTCTTCTACGCCTCGGATTATTTCGAGCGGCTTTATGCCTTCGCCGTTGAACTCATTCACTCCGGCGACGCCTATGTCTGCAGCCTGACCCCCGACGAAATCCGGGAACATCGGGGGACCTTCACCGAACCGGGGAAGGAGAGCCCCTACCGCAACCGTTCCGTAGAAGAGAATCTGGATCTCTTTTCCCGGATGCGGGCCGGCGAGTTCGCCGACGGCGCCCATGTCGTGCGCGCCAAGATCGACATGGCTTCTCCGAACATCGTGATGCGGGACCCCATCATCTACCGCATCAAGCGGGAGCCTCACTACCGCACGGGGTCGGACTGGGTGATCTACCCCATGTACGACTTCGCCCACTGCCTCTCCGACGCCCTGGAAGGCATCACCTACTCCATCTGCACCCTGGAGTTCGAAAACAACCGTCCCCTCTACGACTGGTTCGTGGAGAAGCTGATTCAAGGCACTCGGCCGCAGCAGATCGAATTCGCCCGCCTCAATGTGAGCTACACCGTGCTCAGCAAACGGCGGCTCATCGAACTGGTGAGGAACAGCCATGTGCAGGGCTGGGACGATCCCCGCATGCCGACCGTTACGGGCATGCGCCGCCGGGGTTACTCGCCCGAGGCCATCCGGAATTTCTGCGCCCAGATCGGCGTGGCCAAAAACGACAATCTGATCGATATCTCCCTGCTGGAACATTGCGTCCGCGAGGATCTCAATACCAACGCCCCCAGGGCGTTGTGCGTCCTTCGACCCCTGCGGGTGGTGATCGACAATTACCCGGATGATCTCGTCGAAGAGATCGAATGCCCCAATCATCCGCAGAACCCGGACAAGGGGACGCGAACGCTGCCCTTCTCCAGGGTGCTCTATATCGAGCAGGACGACTTTCTTGAAAATCCCCCCAAGAAATATCATCGCCTGGGTCCGGGACGGGAAGTCCGCCTGCGCAACGCCTACATCATAAAATACGAAAGCAGCGTGAAAGACGAGAAAACCGGCCAGGTGATCGAGCTCCACTGCACCTATGATCCAGAAACCCGCAATGCGCCGCCGGCGGACGGCCACAAGGTCCAGGGGGTGATCCACTGGGTCTCAGCCCGCCATGCCGTACCTGCCGAGGTGCGGTTGTACGACCGGTTATTCAGCATTGAAGATCCGGGAAGCGAGGAAGATTATATAAAGCATCTGAATCCGGATTCGAGGGAAATCCTGACGACCTGTTATGCCGAGTCGAGCCTGGGAAAGGCGGAGCCAGGGAGCAAATATCAGTTTGAACGACTAGGATATTTCTGCGCCGATCCGGACTCCGTGCCCGGCAAGCCAGTCTTCAACCGCATCGTGCCGCTGCGGGATTCCTGGGCAAAGGCCGCCGGGGGAAAGAAGGCATAG